One Alnus glutinosa chromosome 13, dhAlnGlut1.1, whole genome shotgun sequence genomic window, GCGGATGCCTCATTTCACgtgcgtccgaacggcttgcaACGGGTGATGCATGCCCACTTAAAcggcgcgcgtccggacggtggttaatgcccgtccggacgactttcTTAAATGgagtgcgtccagacggtttgtGATGCCCGTCCGAACGGGGTCTGTCTTAAAGTGGGCAGATCGCCCATTTCTCTCGGCAACTCagtttttcttccttatttctATATGGTTTTTCACCTAAAAActgtgatatcttgaaatccagctgtccaatcttagatccgacttcggtaacgtAATCCTTGAAGCctgatctacgttttgaccgaacgttttgaggtattttttttaaattcatgttttggagattttggttaaatcttgtaaatgtgagtttaatctagtgctttctttaggtaatggtttacttggaacttgcttgaggCTACTCAAACCAtaggttttggtttggtgaatttttggttagtttcttcaaaccctaacttttaggTATTTAgatttaattaagtttttatgtaattaacccttagtaaatgctattgaGTTAATGATATCTTGTTTGGGGCAATGTTTTGTAAATTAAGGTTTAAGTTTGGAACCCtagttttatgggttaaattaaatgagagtttttaagtgtttaaaagtTAGActgttaaatcatgttaataagTTAgcaattattgtaaaaagattagtgaacgTAATTTTAggattaatgttattttaaatacgaTAGTAATTTATGCGACTaggttaattaaaataatttatgaataGACATTtgaaacccttaaaaatattatgggttttccagcGGTTAGCCTTGAGCAATTCAAGTGCTAATTTGGGTATCAAATTATTTAGAGTGCTGAATGATGAAATGTGTTATTCTACAGTGACACATTgcatggtggtgtctaggaaacctagtgcttaaatccgtgcagccaatgtgagtattctactcactgagaaaatatatttttatatattatggatttgtaaaatatatattgttttataattcCGAATCAACcatataatgaaatatatatgttttggataatttgattagtttcgattatgttcaaattatatcaatgatgtttagaaattgatgcatgagtgaagtgtgttgaattgatttaaagtgtttgagtatgtgttgcggttgggatttaaattatgtaaattatttgagaacatgtcatgttaaaactgtttatgttttatgaagaaactatgattttaatgatttcaaagtgtttgatgaaatgttggaCTGATTTAGTTTTAAGGGAACTTGATTTAGCAATTGCATAATTTTATAGTATTatacagtagtgaaacataTACTGGCCAAGTACAGAGCATAGAGCATATAGTATAAAGCATACATACAACAACAGTATAAGAGTAACAGAACGCAATAAAACAACAGTAAACACAGTTAAACAAcagttatcagcatcgtgggggacctaagccccagtaaacccagttcatgcatatcatatatagcattgttttatgagtgtgatgtttttatgttatgcgTAGTTTTTACTAGTCGTATTGATATGCATAAGTGGCTTAAATGGAAAGAGcttttgtatatttctatcgaatggggttgcatgtgtttaagaaacattaaaattaaaagtacaTGGATTCATGATTATCTAGGTGCGAGTAATgtcatgtctatgagtaagaagattgattgttattgttcttcagaaaagacgtgttagcataattgagtttaactctagtgctcacatgatctactgacgttcaaggcatgaaactgaaatacgattagagatgatGTTGCGAGTATTATGTTGAAGGatgatatcctagtatggaGGAGTAAGATGACATGTTTTCTttcttaagacctatgtgtactcgtgatatctgtgatggagtgattgTGTGCACTTATGTCTGAGCCAccgttgaaaaatattattatagatgagcctatatgtagaaacttccaaggaggaaTGACtgaaacttctacatatgttcacaactatataatatgttttaaatgttttttggaTAGTTAATGTTTATTGTATTAGtcattggtaaattgtggctgatatagtgctcacatgactaaaaataaaagtaaggttggttctttgtgaaaactcagttagtttaatatcactaaggtcttagtatgttttatactgaaaCGGTAGaatcattctttcacctatgcagaTGTGGATACCAttacaaccgtgtagatgaggTCTTTTTGGGTGCAAGTACTGCGAATGTAGATGATGACCAGTTTGCTTAGCGTATGGGATACTATAATTGGAGCATATCGCAACAATCATATGccagactcatgggtagtccgcattttgggtattttgataTTGCTCATATCCTATGTGGTACATGTATTTGCTGagcttgtattttttgtatgtaattatagtaatatgttttataagctttaaccAGTTAGACATGTAGTTGGCTCTTGtggtaattaactgttatgtattagatgtatttctgcttatgatatgtgttccacTGCACATTGATTACTATATTCTGCTGTTAAATGTAACTCTGAtaatcaggtgcatgttatggggcatgtgccatatgttggctgagcgacacgtagtcgtgccactgcgatgactcgttttacgtttgtattaaaaaaaaaaaagggggggtcGTCACAGGACCCATCCAAACTCACCAACTCTTCACTATCGTAGCACTCTTCGTCATCTTCATGTGCAATTTTTGTATGATGCTTAGAATCTACAAACTTTTCCCACCAAGCATCCATGTAGTCATCTTTAATGGGGGACATGAACTGCGAACAAATCCTCATTATCATCAATTATCTTGAAATCACTCAATTGTAGTTCTTCTTCGTCTATTACATCTGCCAAACCACTATCTTGACCCCTTCTAGTAGTGGCAGCccgccttttctttcttttactggCACCAACCACATCAACATTGGcaactcccttttttttctccACAGCCTTAGGTTTTCTCATAGAAGCCTTCTTTTTTGGACGTCTGACAATCTTTTCCACTTGAACATTCATATAAATATCATCTCCCTCAGCATTGCCAACATTTTCCTAAACATTTACATCCCCCTCAACATTTTCGGCATCCCCCTCAGCATGGCCAACATCACCATCTAGCTCATCAAGATATGGTCCAGGCGTGGCAAGAATAGTACTTCCCCAACAATTTCTAGCTCATCAACTCTATGTTCAACATATATATGAACACTTTTCAATTTGTAGATTTCAAcaatattcagaaaattcactACCTCTTCATCATTTTTCAATGACTGCCCTAATTCATCCATGTCATTGTCGTCCATCTTATACCAATATCTTAGGTCATTCACATACCCAAGATCCTTAACAAGATCCTCAAATTTCCACAATGAAAGGAAATCAGTATCATAGTCTTTGATGAAATCTATCATACCCCCAACATACGTAAGCCCAAGATTGTGTTGCACTATTCCACCGTGGTGAAAAGTTATATCGACCGACATATCTCCAGATCAGGTTGTAAATGAATAAGAGTTTGAGTTTTATCAGTTGTTGACAATTATAACATAAGACAGAAAATGATGTTGATAATTAAGAAGGGTTTATAGGATAAGTTTGCATGCAATTTTAACTATACGTTGCATATGCTCAAAAGTTACTAACATGCAGCAACATAAATGGTAGAAGTAAacacacgaaaaaaaaaaatttaaagaccATAATCTCCACTACTTTGTCAAAAATGTGTGACCACACGCACATCAAGTGGtaaaatgcataaaaaaaaatcaaaaaaactGAGGGTCCACAAATGTTGAAAACTAAACCCGACCCCCACTGCCCCACATGCTaacttcttattttattatcaacTACCCCTAAAGACAAACACTTTTGAGTAATTTATTGTTCCCACTATCCGTTTTTCAAGCAATCACAATATCCACATCTGACCCATATGTCCTAGAAATTAACAACATACAGACAGATATCCACATCCACTTCTGACAGCCCACAAtaataaatatcaaaattaaaagtatataaaatGGTTGTACAACATCATTTCCTAACCCAACATCACTTTCGGACAAATGAACCCAAAATCCTAAATTGgaaaaaacaataacataaaaTCGAGAAAGAATTATTGAGAAAATACCTTTAACCCAGGGACTACGAAGACGAAGACAGAGACGATACTTACAACCAGATTGGAACGAAACAGAATGGTTTCCACAGCAACGCAATCCACGACGAAGACACAAACTTATTTTTGGGTTAATGGACAATATGCCCTTGAGTTTTCTAGAATATTCTATATTTCGTccttaattttattgaaaaaaaatttaaagtgtTGCCCATTTCCAATAGAGACGATTTGGGGCTAAGTTGTAAAGCCAAAAatgaaacaacgtcgtttttAGGCTCAGTTGTCGATTCTTACATGGACAAATAATGACTCAGCCAAACGGAGCTTgcaaaattggatggaaaagtgATGGAAGGACCCAATTCAAAAACGTGAAAAAGTTAATGAGTcaatgttgaaaattaaaaagttagaggacattttcaaatcacgcatcaactcagggatttattatacatttaccctttAATCAATACCTTAACatccctcacgtgtgggcttaaactctttttttaataggtggggctcaacacatgaaatatttaattgaaatgagaagtAAGTTAAATGATAGAATCAATattctgatactatgttaaattaccagTACATATCCcaaatgttaaatttaatcatttaatctatACTTTAACATACACCCATATATACCCaataatgttttcttttcttctttgaagaaattcataatgatatagaaaataaagaactaTGAAAACTAGGATTTTCGGGTGATTTGGCGTTAGACATCTATGTTCATTCACCACTAAGAAAGAACCCGATATATAGGTTTACATTAATTATACTCTTATTCCTTGATTATGTTAATTTACACTACAAACGACTCTTATTAAGGAGAATCGGAGTACGTGAAGATAATGCAAATATGGTAGATAAAGATAATATCaaacctaaatatatatattggagatGATATATATGTAATCAAAATGAATTGGAGTAGGCCGGTGTCTGACACGGCCTAGCTTGTTTGTTGAAGACGAAGAAAATGTAGGTCAGGTAAGGCTAAAGAGgacataaattaatttgttcgacaatatatatatatatatgccaaacGTGAGGAAAGAAAGATGTAGTGGGAAGAATATTGTTGTTATGAATTCACATGCAGCCTTTCAAGCGTGAAGAAAAAGAGGATCCATTAGCCAAGCAAAATGAGATGGATTGGTCCCACACATGGTAGAGAACGGGTACTCTTCCATGTGACCACCCACTATACCTATACATACGCATGAATGTTACATCACAAGTAGTGGAGAAAAGGTCAAGTGCCTTCAACATAAAGGAAAGGTTTTAGACTTCGAAATAaccagcatatatatatatatatatatatatataaataaaccaaaccaattaatattgtattattttctCTTGCGTGTTTTTAGGATATATATCATGAGCATGAATCACTACTACAAATGGCGAAATTTGCGACATTTTTACCGATGCAAAATTTGTAGATCAATAGAAGGATTTTAGGCGAACTAGGGTGTTGGTTATATTCGATCTTGTTAATGAAGTACTGTCTAAGTTTGAATGAAAGAGACTGCAATGTTTTGCCACTTGGTGTAATATTGCCGAGAGTCATGATCACATTCACATCATAGTACGTAATCATTAGTAGATCCAATGCATGTTCTGTGGACAATCACATATATAGAAgattcttcttttatatttttcttcacAAGATGGATGCCACGACTGAAAGCATTTCACACTGCGTAGGTTTCAGGTTTGAACTCTTCTGTCAGTgacatatatatagtttaaagTATACCACAGCTCCTCCATTTTACGTTTGTGGATCCTACCATATATAAATGGGCCatcaattctttcttttctatttttcttgtttctattAGCCCTTAGGTAATCAAAAGCTAGCCCACATTGCAGGGtcgtaaaaatatatattgactttgattatcaatatattttttcaagCTGCAATTATGGATGATTGAATGGCTTCAGAAGCTACTCCAGGAACCCTATTCAGTTACATTCAAGAACCAGCAAATAGTGTTCAtcctcacacacacacacacacagagggTAACTCTTTACAATCTGCCCGTAAAAAAGCAGATCGAGACCAGATTTTGAAACATATATACTTCAAAACCTCAACTCTGAGCAACAATGTAAAACAAAACAACCTATACCAAAATTTGGGGATTAATCCCCAATTAGAGCAAATGTGTATATTACCCTTAGTACGGACTCTAATAACCATCTTTATTTTCTGTAGAAGCTGGTCCTCAGAAAGTGGATGACTTGCATGCATGTTTAATAGCATTCATGTTCTGCTATATGAAAAACAGCATATCCAAAAGCTCTAAAAACTTTCTTCCTCCGGTTCTTCAGCCCTTCATTCACCCATATTCACCACATCTTCCCAACTAAATGGGCCGGGGGACCAACAACATCAGACAAGGtcatgaaattttttcaaatacgGCCACTATAGCTGCAAGCAAAAAATAAGTGGTCTTTATCTTCGATCAGTAAAGTGCTTGCAAAACACACTTCATATCCAGGGACGGACCCATTAAGGGGTCAGGgggggggccctggcccccTCAAGCCCCAAgatattccccccccccccccccaaaaaaaaaaaaaaaaaatctaaaaaaaattaaaattttacacctaaattttttatttttttttttagtttttcccccctaaattgtttcttttcaatttggacCCTCTAAATTTTTAAGTCTGGGTCTGCCACTGTTCATATCCCCTTGATAACCCCACTTCAACAACTTATCACCGGTTTTTAATAACACATTTTTCGATCATTGCCAACCCAAGAACCACCCATGTGTTGGAGGGAACCAAATTAAAGACCACCAATCTACACATCCATGTTTTTCCAGATCGCAAAGCATCCCAAGTATCAATATATACTAGAATAAGATCAAGTGCTATCATAAGTGAGTTTAAttacatcttcttctttttttttttgtgagctCAATCGGCTAAGAACCATACTTCATGAAATGGAGGTCATCAGTTTGAATCTCCCCTCCTCATCttgtgtgaatatatatatatatatatatatatatatatgtatatatatatatatatatatgcaaagggACAATGCATCGCACTGGTTGACATGCATTGAATCTTTAATCCAAAAGGATCGTGAAACAAAATAACATGGTAAATTAATTAGCCAGCTGTACCTTCTGGAACCTCTAGTGATGGCAGTTTGCCTTCCATTTATTCTATAGTTAATTAGCTTCATCATTAAACCAtacaatataataattaatacaaTATGGCTATTATCTTCCAAGAAGCATGCGAAAGTGGTGATTGCTAAGGGATTAGTGGGTACGCAGTCATTATGCACTACATACATTAATCATAAGATCGATCTTATCTCACCAAGTActacaagaaaagaatataaataaatatacaataataataataaaaataaagagaagaaaggTTATAGAggaattcattaaattcaaacaattgtGAATTTCTACCTAGCCAGCTTATAGTGATAGACGGGTGTGtcgaattaaattaaaattaaacagcAAAAAAGTCTTAAAATGCTACTTGTAAAAAATTTAGCCGCTTTAAAAACATTTGATATATTAAAATTTGGTTCCTTTTTAACctactttttattaatcattGTTAGTGCatgaaatttttgcaaaattttatattgaatgTATATGCACCCAAATATAAAACTGTTGGAAAGTTTTGGCCAATGTAACAATTTTAATTAccctaaaatcatttaaaatgcCAAATTTTGATTATTGGGgagataatatttttgttttcaataattgttaaaaaatttgacacatACCATAATTTTAAGCTTTCGCTTGTCAAATTTTTCAACAATTTCAGCTAGTGATTCAGCGATGATGACATAAACATTAATGATAGTTTAATAATTTGACACATCATAACTTTAAATTGACGAACCTTGTTGCAATTCTAAGATATACTAAAAGGTTTTTGGTTTGATATATAGTTTATGATCGCCATGAAAACTCATGTATGAATCACAATTAGCCATATATACGTATAGTAGTACTTTGTATgatcatcaatatatatatatatatacggatGGCTCGAAAACTGACACTTACTATTGACATCGTGAACATCAACGATTTGATAAGATTAACTATATTATAGCCAGGTAGCCATTGTTGTTTGCTCAAGCCACAAAAAATAACGTACGAAGCAAAAAACTGAAACAGTACTAAACTGGCCAATGCATGGTGTGAAAAGGATATAGTGAGTCGGAAATCCATCAAACATGATCAATAGGATTTGCTAGGAGAAGGAGGTGCCTAAAAACTCAGTCTAATTCACAAAGTGGCGGTGTTTTGCGTAAATATTGTGGGTGATAGCAAAGCCACACTAGTGGAACTACCTTTTCTCTGTGCCTCGACCACAATCTTTACAGTAGACGCGCTTTTGGACCAGGCCTCTTCCCGTTCCTATATATACCCTCCCTCGATCCCTACCATTCTAAACCATCGCTGTGGGACTCCAACAATATTTTCCCATGGCTAGTCACAAAGTCCTTAGTGTTGTTTTCTTTGTGTCATTGGGTTTAGTTGCTTGTTCTGCGACTAGAGCCCTCCTTGGCTATGGCGCTGTAGGAGAACATGGTGTTGCTGGCTACGCTGGCGGTGCTGGTAGTGGAGCAGGTCGCGGTGCAGGATATGGGGCTGCAGGTGGaattggtggtggtggtggaggtggtagaggaggtggaggtggaggcggAGCTGCTTATGGTGCTGGTGGTTCTGGATATGGAAGTGGCAGTGGGGAAGGAGGTGGCGCTGGATATGGTGCCGGTGGAGCACACGGTGGTGGAGGCGGTGGAGGAAGGGGTGGAGGTGGCGGTGGCGGTGCTGGTGCAGGAGGTTCTGGTTATGGGAGTGGAGAAGGAGGTGGCGCTGGTAGCGGCTATGGTGCAGGTGCTGCtggaggaggtggtggtgggAGCGGTGGTGGCGGTGGAGCAGGTTATGGTGCCGGAGGAGCACATGGAGGTGGCTATGGTAGTGGTGAAGGAGCCGGTGGAGGTTATGGTGGTGGAGGTTATGGTGGTCATGTtggcggtggcggtggcggCTCTGGTGGCGGCGGAGGCGGTGGTGCTGGGGGTGCAAATGGGGGTGGATATGGAGGAGGTAGTGGGAGTGGAGAGGGTGGTGGATATGGTGGCTACGCCCCTTAAAACTTCCTTCTCACTACATCATTTTCTGAAAAGAATGCATCTTCTTACCTTAATATGAGCACAAAATAAGATGGGCaggcaaaaaaacaaaaataagattaGTATTGATAAGAGGATGCTTAATTATAATATCTAGGTATTGTATGCATGATTCATGAATACCAGATAATTAAATGCAGTCAAAAAGTTGTATCTAATTATAATGAATTATATGCAGtaccttctttttttatgtgttttggtTTTGCTGGGTGCATTGATCCTAATATCTAATTATCTCAAGACTTGATTAATCCAAATAAGAAAATGACTGCGCACTCGTaccaaatcaaattaattaattacgtgCATGGTAATCATTACCAGCCCTAATGGGGTTTGAGGAATGGACCTATTCTATTTTGGCCAAACTACAAGCAAATTAAAAAGGTAGAAGGTGATGATGATAACTTTTAAATATTTCTAACATAATAGATAAATGattaataataatcaaaattgaatattatgaattatttttcatctctaataaaataagtaaaatataattttttattttattgtgaaTAGTAAGGCTCTTATGTTTATTTACAATTCACACtataaagagttttttttttatttttttttctttctctcacctttcttctttcactttctctctctctctctctcttcacacTCTTTcatacacaaaataatatttgaagaaaatagatagtagaaaagaaaatgtattaGAGCGTACATTAAAAAAtgagtagttaaaatagaaatttgtaCTTTTTAAGTAATTATTTTGACTATTCCTACCGGAGATCATCTCCATGCTCTTAcacactaatatatatatatatatatatatatatatatatatatatatatatatggaaaggGTTTTACGacgaataatattatataaagaaaaaaaaaaaaaaaaaaaaaaagaagtggtgGTGGAtgtattataacttttattagaaAGTTGTCATATAAAATGAGGTGGTAGCTAGTTCATAAAATCATGGGATTTGAGTAGcattttttaatgtaaattgCTGGATATAATTTCAGTAAAATACGATTGTTTTGGGTGCATGACAAAATGATTGTTTTGGGTGGATGACAAAATAAAAGTAAGtggtgttttgtttttcaacaaaccacttatttaatgaataaagaataatatctTAGCCCTAGTGTAGTCGAATCCATATATTAGGGTTTAAGTACATAGATAAATTTGTGAGCtcaaaaattcttaatttttttttcttttttccaagcCGGAAGAAGCGAAACACCCCCTAACTAGTGTAATAAATGAGTAATATATGCTacgtattatttttttattcttaaaattaatgtaacttttaaaattattatctaATCAAAGTGGGTGACAAGGTTAATTCACACTTTGAAATTATTTTGGCATGCCATGCAtgtcatgcatgcatgtttttCTTCGAAATCGAAGAAGGCCGAGGATCGGATAGCCTTTATATGGTCCATGTCATCTGAAGATAACACGTTTTTTTTACCGCGGTGGCCTGGTATGATCGTCGGGCCCTCTCCTCGTTTTGCCCGTTTTGAAAGATAAAATGATACATTGTCATTTGTGAGCTACGAGATAgcgccacccccccccccccccccccccacccccccctaTATTGGTTGGCCACTTTTAGACGCTTTTCCAGCGCATGCAAGAGATCGAGGATATTCAACCCTTTTGCCATGTATCactattattttctctttcgTGTTTTTGGGATATATATCTTGAGCATGAATCACTACTACAAATGGCGAAATTTGCGACAACTTTACCGATGCAAAATTTGTAGATCAATAGAAGGATTTTAGGCGAACTGGGGTGTAGGTTATATCCGATCTTGTTAATGAAGTACTGTCTGAGTTTGAATGAAAGAGACTGCAATGttgttgaataataaacttaattttaataacatttatttgagtattttgttattcttgtaagttactaAGAAGTGATTTGAAGAGgttatattttttgggttttcaagAATTATTTTACACAGAAGTTACATGGGAGTTATTTGAGATGTAAATAAATAGAGTTAATGTGAAGAACTTAGAAGGGTCATTTGTGTCCTATATATACTCATACATATAAGtaattaagttaattttaattaagttgAGTGAAAGAATACAAAATCCtttatcaatttattgtctctcttccctTTCACCCTCTCTCTCTTAGTGTATGTATGGTTTCAATTTCCAACAAATGTTTTGCCACTTGGTGTAATATTGCCGACAGTCATCGATCACATTCACATCATAGTGCGTAATCATTAGTAGATCCAATGCCTGTTCTGTGATCACATGCAAGGCTCTGTGGACAGTCACATAGaagattcttttatatttttcttcacAAGATCGATGCCACGACTGAAAGCATTTCACACTGCGTAGGTTTCAGGTTTGAACTCTTCTGTTAGTGACATATAGTTTAATGATGTACCACAGATTCTCCATTTTACGTTTGTGGATCCTACCATAAATATATAGGCCatcaattctttcttttctttttttcttgtttctattAGCACCTAATTAATCAAATGCCCACATTGCAGGGTcgtaaaaatatattgaatggcTTCAGAAACTAGTCCAGGAACCCTGGCCTATTCAGTTATATACATTCAAAAACCAGTAAAAAGTGTTCAtcctcacacacacacagagagagagagagagagagagagagagagagagagagagagagagagagagagagagagagagacggtaACTCTTTACAATCTGCCCGTAAAAAAGCAGAGACCAGATTTTGAAACATACTTCAAAACCTCAACTCTCAACAACATTATAGAACAAAACAACCTATACCAAAATTTGGAGATTAATCCCCAATTAGAGCAAATGTGTATATTACCCTTAGTTTTCCTAAATTTGCCTTTACCCATAGTACGGACTCTAATCACCATCTTTATTTTCTGTAGAAGCTGGTCCGCAGAAAGTGGATGATTTGCATGTTTAATAGCATTCACGTTCCGCTATATGAAAAACAGCATACCCAAAAGCTCTAAAAACTTTCTTCTGCCAGTTCTTTAGCTCTTCATTCACCCTTCATTCACCACATCTTCCCAACTAAATGCTGGAGCAGCAACATCAGACAAGGtcatgaaattttttcaaatacgGCCACTATAGCTGCAAGGAATAAATAAGTGGTCTCTATCTTCAATAAAGTGCCCTTCAAGCAATAAACACACTTCATACACTTCATACACTTCATATCCCCTTGATAACCCCACTTAAACAACTTATCACTGGTTTTTAATAACACATTTTTCGATCATTGCCAACCCAAGAACACTACCCCATGTGTTGGAATTGTAAGAGGGAACCAAATTAAAGACCACATACCAATCCACACATCCATGTTTTT contains:
- the LOC133855001 gene encoding glycine-rich cell wall structural protein 1.0-like, encoding MASHKVLSVVFFVSLGLVACSATRALLGYGAVGEHGVAGYAGGAGSGAGRGAGYGAAGGIGGGGGGGRGGGGGGGAAYGAGGSGYGSGSGEGGGAGYGAGGAHGGGGGGGRGGGGGGGAGAGGSGYGSGEGGGAGSGYGAGAAGGGGGGSGGGGGAGYGAGGAHGGGYGSGEGAGGGYGGGGYGGHVGGGGGGSGGGGGGGAGGANGGGYGGGSGSGEGGGYGGYAP